The Miscanthus floridulus cultivar M001 chromosome 7, ASM1932011v1, whole genome shotgun sequence genome includes a region encoding these proteins:
- the LOC136467309 gene encoding pentatricopeptide repeat-containing protein At2g18520, mitochondrial-like: MAALATLLSHGRRTHAHGLRLSRALSTTTPTTTGGAITLSDAKRQLRRERDPDRVVSILEAIDTASISAASTRHALSLAARRLSRSRRFADAEALLSSHLTASNTEAHLAAVLCCYASANLPEKAIDAFRSAAPSLPAPISPLPFNALLSTFIRCRRYSRVPVLFAELSKEFSITPDATSYGILVKAYCMTRDDAKAKQALDLMREQGISPTTSIYTTLIDNMYKNKMTNEAECLWKEMVESGCEPDVATYNVKAFNYALHGKPEEVMEVMTEMEAAGVKPNTITYNFLMCSYFKSGKLEDAKVLYHSLAEKGCSADASTYKHMLADVCAHGDFDAGLGIFKDSLKRRKVPDFRTMKGLVEGLAKGGRVVDAKEVIAEVKKIFPENLLSGWKKVEKELGLDSDSGETPQSKVTSGETVAEVRPGAAEVEALELEGSAAEESAVSEESSDDEASVPEASSSEEVPQGRA; encoded by the coding sequence ATGGCTGCGCTCGCGACACTCCTCAGTCACGGCCGCCGCACCCACGCCCACGGCCTCCGCCTCTCCCGTGCGCTCTCCACCACCACCCCGACCACCACCGGCGGCGCTATCACGTTGTCGGACGCCAAGCGACAACTCCGCCGCGAGCGCGATCCGGACCGCGTGGTCTCCATCCTCGAGGCCATCGACACGGCGTCCATCTCCGCTGCCTCCACCCGCCACGCGCTCTCGCTCGCCGCGCGCCGCCTTTCCCGCTCCCGCCGCTTCGCCGACGCGGAGGCCCTCCTCTCCTCCCATCTCACCGCTTCCAACACCGAGGCCCACCTCGCCGCCGTCCTGTGCTGCTACGCCTCCGCCAACCTCCCCGAGAAGGCCATCGACGCCTTCCGCTCCGCTGCGCCGTCCCTCCCGGCCCCCATCTCCCCGCTCCCCTTCAACGCCCTCCTCTCCACCTTCATACGATGCCGCCGCTACAGCCGCGTCCCTGTCCTCTTCGCTGAGCTCTCCAAGGAGTTCTCCATCACCCCCGATGCCACATCATATGGCATCCTTGTCAAGGCCTACTGCATGACCCGCGATGATGCTAAGGCGAAGCAAGCCTTGGATCTAATGCGCGAGCAAGGTATCTCGCCGACCACCAGTATCTACACCACGTTGATTGATAACATGTATAAGAATAAGATGACCAATGAGGCTGAGTGCTTGTGGAAGGAGATGGTAGAGAGTGGATGTGAACCCGATGTGGCAACTTATAATGTGAAGGCCTTCAATTACGCCCTCCATGGGAAGCCAGAAGAGGTTATGGAGGTGATGACAGAGATGGAAGCGGCTGGAGTgaagccgaacaccatcacctaCAACTTCCTCATGTGTAGCTATTTCAAGAGTGGCAAATTGGAGGATGCCAAGGTCCTTTACCACTCCCTAGCTGAGAAGGGGTGCTCGGCAGATGCTTCCACATACAAGCACATGTTAGCAGATGTCTGTGCCCATGGAGACTTTGATGCTGGATTGGGCATCTTCAAGGATAGCTTAAAGAGGCGCAAAGTGCCAGATTTTAGGACAATGAAAGGGTTGGTTGAGGGATTGGCAAAGGGAGGCAGGGTGGTTGATGCCAAAGAGGTTATTGCAGAGGTAAAAAAGATTTTCCCAGAGAATTTGCTGTCTGGTTGGAAGAAGGTTGAGAAGGAGCTTGGATTGGACTCAGATAGTGGAGAAACTCCTCAGTCGAAAGTTACATCTGGAGAAACTGTTGCTGAGGTTAGGCCCGGTGCTGCAGAGGTAGAGGCACTTGAGCTGGAAGGATCTGCCGCTGAGGAAAGTGCTGTATCAGAAGAATCCAGTGATGATGAAGCTTCTGTGCCTGAAGCATCATCTAGTGAAGAAGTGCCACAAGGTCGTGCCTAA
- the LOC136467311 gene encoding ribosomal RNA-processing protein 14-C-like: MGRKPSAAAAAAAAIDHESLAATMPADLLAAADCGGIHGHALFFDALVQLIPPRFYLPSGDEDRPWYQGLSKAAKAAMKAQSRANVKAARRARLDPSAPPASTLDLLKKSVAGQAAEEEEEDQEKSEEESEESGEEASSEDNGDEEDGDEEDERPIAPAAVVSEDRSVTYEELRERLQRRIAELRGNRCTRPEFLNKPKKEKGKKSKANNEKKGKGEGKKRKRDDGTEDVDGKDGKKVKKGAEEKPDIMYANVFVDPKEARRRKKRRVKNKKKALEQAKRLQEAKKDPEKACKIAWDTARRRAAGEKVHDDPKLIKESLKKEEKRQQKHAAQWKERHKTVDKQRKEKQKKRTENIRDRAHQKKMRKIEKREKKLMRPGFEGRMDGYVNE; encoded by the coding sequence ATGGGCAGGaaaccctccgccgccgccgccgccgcggcggcgatCGACCACGAATCCCTCGCGGCTACCATGCCCGCCGACCTCCTGGCCGCTGCCGACTGCGGTGGCATCCACGGGCAtgccctcttcttcgacgcccTCGTGCAGCTCATCCCGCCGCGCTTTTATCTCCCGTCCGGCGACGAGGACCGCCCGTGGTACCAGGGCCTGTCCAAGGCCGCCAAGGCGGCCATGAAGGCCCAGTCCCGCGCCAacgtcaaggccgcccgccgcGCACGCCTCGACCCCTCCGCGCCGCCCGCCTCCACCCTCGACCTCCTCAAGAAGTCCGTCGCCGGCCAGGCagcggaggaagaggaggaggatcaggAGAAGTCAGAAGAAGAGAGCGAGGAATCTGGGGAGGAGGCAAGCTCCGAGGATAATGGTGATGAGGAAGACGGGGATGAAGAGGATGAGAGGCCGATTGCGCCAGCGGCAGTGGTGTCTGAGGACCGTTCGGTGACCTATGAGGAGCTGCGAGAACGCCTTCAACGCCGCATTGCTGAGCTTCGAGGCAACCGGTGCACCAGGCCTGAGTTCTTGAATAAGCCCAagaaggagaaggggaagaaGTCAAAGGCGAATAatgaaaagaaggggaaaggtGAGGGCAAGAAGCGTAAGCGTGACGATGGCACCGAAGATGTGGATGGCAAGGATGGGAAGAAGGTCAAGAAGGGGGCTGAGGAGAAGCCAGATATCATGTATGCGAATGTGTTTGTTGACCCAAAGGAAGCAAGGcgcaggaagaagaggagggttaagaacaagaagaaggcgCTGGAGCAGGCTAAACGGTTGCAGGAGGCAAAGAAGGATCCTGAGAAGGCATGCAAAATTGCTTGGGATACAGCCAGAAGACGTGCTGCTGGGGAGAAGGTGCATGATGACCCCAAGCTGATTAAGGAGAGCTTGAAGAAGGAGGAAAAGCGGCAGCAGAAGCATGCTGCACAGTGGAAGGAGAGGCATAAGACTGTGGACAAGCAGAGGAAGGAGAAGCAGAAGAAAAGGACTGAGAACATCCGGGATCGGGCACACCAGAAGAAGATGCGCAAGATTGAGAAGCGCGAGAAAAAACTTATGCGCCCTGGGTTTGAGGGGCGGATGGATGGTTATGTTAACGAGTAA